A single window of Acidobacteriota bacterium DNA harbors:
- a CDS encoding GatB/YqeY domain-containing protein codes for MSFIARINQDITAAMKNKETEKLSTLRMVKAALMNFEIEKKGKANDSTATIDDAEALKVLQSLVKQRRDSVEQYQQGGRPELAEKEAAEIKIIETYLPAATDEATIAKFVDEAIAETGASSIKELGNVMKAVMAKLAGQTVDGKVVNQLVRSKLGG; via the coding sequence ATGAGTTTTATTGCGCGCATCAACCAGGACATTACCGCTGCCATGAAAAATAAAGAGACTGAGAAGCTCTCTACTCTGCGAATGGTTAAAGCCGCTTTGATGAATTTCGAGATCGAGAAAAAAGGCAAGGCGAATGATTCCACGGCGACCATTGATGACGCCGAAGCCTTGAAAGTTTTGCAGTCGCTGGTCAAACAGCGACGTGACAGTGTTGAACAGTATCAGCAAGGCGGTCGCCCCGAACTGGCGGAAAAGGAAGCCGCCGAAATCAAAATTATTGAAACCTATCTTCCTGCCGCAACCGACGAAGCCACCATCGCCAAATTTGTTGATGAAGCGATTGCCGAAACCGGAGCCAGTTCCATCAAAGAACTCGGCAATGTGATGAAAGCTGTGATGGCCAAACTGGCTGGACAAACAGTTGACGGCAAAGTCGTCAATCAATTGGTCAGATCGAAACTGGGAGGCTGA